The following are from one region of the Candidatus Limnocylindrales bacterium genome:
- a CDS encoding SDR family oxidoreductase, producing the protein MTDKFLKPRDLVLVTGGCGYVGSHLVRMLLERGYRVRVLDNFLYGNAGLKGVGNHPDLDIQYGDICNIRDMMRAAKGARAVIALAALVGDGACDLDHDETISINIESTKLLCHVVKHRPDLERVVFASSCSVYGATEGLILNEGSRLNPVSFYARSRIVSEQILQRELEGRGVVILRLGTVFGTSARPRFDLMINTMTCKAVSEGAITVMGAEAWRPHVHVRDVAEAFLIAAETCDEHATGEIFNVGSNDNNFTIARTAEIVAARIPGTRIENVHRVDDLRSYRVSFDKIRHVLGFVPSRSIEQGVDEIKALLEKSPHMNWTDARYSNLKWLQAHGFAGEGRDCVQEVVDEAIGEVA; encoded by the coding sequence ATGACAGACAAGTTTTTGAAGCCTCGCGATCTGGTGCTGGTCACCGGCGGCTGCGGCTACGTCGGATCGCATCTCGTTCGCATGCTGCTCGAGCGCGGCTACCGTGTTCGCGTCCTCGACAACTTCCTGTACGGCAACGCCGGCCTCAAGGGCGTAGGCAATCATCCGGATCTGGACATCCAGTACGGAGACATCTGCAACATCCGCGACATGATGCGCGCGGCCAAGGGCGCGCGCGCGGTGATCGCATTGGCGGCGCTGGTCGGCGACGGCGCCTGCGACCTCGATCACGACGAGACGATCTCGATCAACATCGAGTCGACCAAGCTCCTGTGTCACGTGGTCAAGCACCGCCCCGACCTCGAGCGCGTCGTGTTCGCCTCCTCGTGCAGCGTCTACGGCGCGACCGAAGGACTGATCCTCAACGAAGGCTCGCGCCTGAATCCGGTGTCGTTCTACGCGCGCAGCCGCATCGTCTCCGAGCAGATACTGCAGCGCGAGTTGGAGGGCCGCGGCGTCGTGATCCTGCGTCTGGGCACCGTGTTCGGGACGTCGGCGCGCCCGCGCTTCGACCTGATGATCAACACGATGACGTGCAAGGCCGTCAGCGAGGGGGCAATCACGGTGATGGGAGCCGAAGCGTGGCGGCCGCACGTGCACGTGCGCGACGTTGCCGAGGCCTTCCTCATCGCGGCCGAGACCTGTGACGAGCATGCCACCGGCGAGATCTTCAACGTCGGTTCCAACGACAATAACTTCACGATCGCACGCACGGCCGAGATCGTGGCCGCGCGAATTCCGGGGACCCGCATCGAGAACGTGCACCGCGTCGATGATCTGCGCAGCTACCGCGTCAGCTTCGACAAGATCCGGCACGTACTCGGGTTCGTGCCGTCGCGGTCGATCGAGCAGGGCGTCGACGAGATCAAGGCCCTGCTCGAGAAGTCCCCGCACATGAACTGGACCGACGCCCGCTACTCCAACCTCAAGTGGCTGCAGGCGCACGGCTTCGCCGGTGAGGGGCGCGACTGCGTCCAGGAAGTGGTCGACGAGGCGATCGGCGAAGTGGCTTGA
- a CDS encoding DegT/DnrJ/EryC1/StrS aminotransferase family protein, with protein MTSTRRSEFLPFHRPSIGEGEIAEVVDTLRSGWLTMGPKTHRFEEQFAAYVGARHAVAVASCTAALHLVYEAMGIGPGDEVITTPYTFTATVATVLYAGATPVLVDTLPDSPNIDPEAVARRIGPRTRAIVPVHFAGHPCDLDRLTALASQAGAALIEDAAHALPTTYKGRTVGSIGTATCFSFYAGKNLTTGEGGAITTDDAELATALKIRRLHGISRDAWKRYTAEGSWYYEVEQLGFKYNMTDINAALGLHQLARLDELQRRRKRIIALYEECLADIPGILRPQAPTDGESAWHLYVVRIDSERLKVTRNEVIEMLKADNIGTSVHFIPAHLHPLYQQRLGCKREDFPNATRLYDASISLPLFPDMADDDVRDVARSLERIARENLR; from the coding sequence ATGACTTCGACACGACGAAGCGAGTTCCTGCCGTTCCACCGTCCTTCCATCGGCGAGGGTGAAATCGCCGAGGTCGTCGACACTCTCCGATCCGGGTGGCTGACGATGGGGCCGAAGACCCATCGATTCGAAGAGCAGTTCGCCGCCTATGTCGGTGCCAGACATGCGGTCGCCGTCGCCTCCTGCACGGCGGCGTTGCACCTGGTCTACGAAGCGATGGGAATCGGGCCCGGCGACGAGGTGATCACCACGCCGTACACGTTCACCGCGACCGTCGCCACGGTGCTGTATGCCGGTGCCACGCCGGTGCTGGTGGACACGCTGCCCGACAGTCCCAACATCGACCCCGAGGCCGTTGCGCGCCGGATCGGGCCGCGCACCAGGGCCATCGTCCCCGTCCACTTCGCCGGCCATCCCTGCGACCTGGACCGCCTGACGGCGCTGGCCTCGCAGGCCGGCGCAGCCCTGATCGAAGACGCCGCGCACGCGCTGCCGACGACGTACAAGGGCCGCACGGTCGGCTCGATCGGCACGGCGACGTGCTTCAGCTTCTACGCCGGCAAGAATCTGACGACAGGCGAGGGCGGGGCGATCACCACCGATGATGCGGAGCTGGCCACGGCCCTGAAGATCCGACGCCTGCACGGAATCTCGCGCGATGCGTGGAAGCGCTACACCGCCGAGGGAAGCTGGTACTACGAAGTCGAGCAGCTCGGCTTCAAGTACAACATGACCGACATCAACGCGGCCCTCGGCCTGCATCAGCTCGCCCGCCTGGACGAGCTGCAGCGGCGGCGCAAGCGCATCATCGCCTTGTATGAGGAGTGTCTGGCCGATATTCCGGGCATTCTGCGGCCGCAGGCGCCGACCGACGGGGAGTCGGCCTGGCACCTCTACGTGGTGCGGATCGACTCGGAGCGGCTGAAGGTGACGCGCAACGAGGTCATCGAGATGCTGAAGGCGGACAACATCGGGACGAGTGTGCACTTCATCCCGGCCCACCTGCACCCGCTCTACCAGCAACGCCTCGGCTGCAAGCGGGAGGATTTCCCGAACGCCACGCGGCTCTACGATGCGTCGATCTCGCTGCCGCTGTTTCCGGACATGGCCGACGACGACGTCCGCGACGTCGCCCGCAGCCTCGAAAGGATCGCACGGGAGAACCTGCGATGA
- a CDS encoding glycosyltransferase, producing MRRVAYLFPLFPVINQTFTLAEVVWLKRRGYDIRLFSLLSRVDPGLQQAQGRELIGETHYCPGYGSAALWGPLWRGLKKSPRGVLALFATVWKAWRQHVPTRRGQGPAPDTFTLAEWFDVLWRGNRYFYLMKNWMMVPHALYLAEVFEREGIPHVHCHWATYPATVGMLIKQWAGIPFSVTAHAYDIHMMPWMLTAKLEAADFFVTCADYNRRYLASVCSPQAGSRIFLNYHGTDLDRFQPGSRSEGKEFRVVSVGWLKEYKGFHIIVEAIALLAQRGVDAVFHLAGDGPQRGYLEAQAKRLGIEERVVFHGYLDHGRLVGLYRDCDAFAMGSIEMTNFGRQDVIPNVIAEAMAVGLPIVATRMGGIAELVDEGVSGLMIPQRDPAAMADALEKIARDPELAARLRAAARAKVQRIWDRNRNLEELAALFNERIRAAADEAAA from the coding sequence ATGAGGCGGGTCGCCTATCTCTTCCCGCTCTTTCCCGTCATCAACCAAACCTTCACTCTCGCCGAAGTCGTCTGGTTGAAGCGGCGCGGCTACGACATTCGCCTGTTCTCGCTGCTCTCGCGCGTGGACCCGGGTCTTCAGCAGGCGCAGGGACGCGAGCTGATCGGCGAGACCCACTACTGTCCAGGCTACGGATCGGCCGCCTTGTGGGGCCCTCTCTGGCGCGGCCTCAAGAAGAGCCCTCGCGGCGTGCTCGCCCTCTTTGCGACGGTCTGGAAGGCGTGGCGCCAGCACGTGCCGACGAGGCGGGGGCAGGGACCGGCCCCCGACACGTTCACGCTGGCCGAGTGGTTCGACGTGCTCTGGCGAGGCAACCGCTACTTCTATCTGATGAAGAATTGGATGATGGTGCCGCACGCGCTCTACCTTGCCGAGGTCTTCGAGCGCGAGGGCATTCCTCACGTGCACTGTCACTGGGCAACGTATCCGGCCACCGTCGGCATGCTCATCAAGCAGTGGGCGGGAATCCCGTTCAGCGTCACCGCCCATGCCTACGACATCCACATGATGCCGTGGATGCTGACGGCCAAGCTCGAGGCCGCCGACTTCTTCGTCACTTGCGCCGACTACAATCGCCGCTACCTGGCGTCGGTGTGCTCGCCGCAGGCGGGCTCGCGGATCTTCCTCAACTATCACGGTACCGACCTGGACCGCTTCCAGCCGGGCTCGCGCAGCGAGGGCAAAGAGTTCCGTGTGGTCAGCGTCGGCTGGCTCAAGGAGTACAAAGGCTTCCACATCATCGTCGAGGCGATTGCGCTGCTGGCGCAACGAGGTGTGGATGCCGTTTTCCATCTTGCTGGCGACGGCCCGCAGCGCGGATATCTGGAAGCGCAGGCCAAGCGCCTCGGCATCGAGGAGCGCGTGGTGTTCCACGGCTATCTCGATCATGGTCGCCTCGTCGGCCTCTACCGGGACTGCGACGCGTTCGCGATGGGCAGCATCGAGATGACCAACTTCGGGCGCCAGGATGTCATCCCCAACGTCATCGCCGAGGCGATGGCCGTGGGGCTACCGATCGTGGCAACGCGCATGGGTGGAATCGCGGAGCTCGTCGACGAGGGCGTGTCCGGCCTGATGATCCCGCAGCGCGACCCGGCGGCGATGGCCGACGCGCTGGAGAAGATCGCACGCGATCCCGAGCTGGCGGCGCGCCTGCGAGCGGCGGCGCGCGCCAAAGTGCAGCGAATCTGGGACCGCAACCGAAATCTGGAGGAGTTGGCGGCGCTCTTCAACGAGCGCATCCGCGCTGCGGCGGATGAGGCCGCCGCGTAG
- a CDS encoding sugar transferase: protein MTKGQAAAKRAFDFTVALLALALLWPVFAIIAALIKLDTKGPVFFRQERAAAGGGTFRIYKFRTMIVGAYRSGARLTVKRDPRITTVGHFLRWTKLDELPQLLNVLAGDMSFVGPRPEDPYFTNFYTPEQRVVLSVKPGIIGPSQIDGRDEVEKYPEGCENVEEFYIQSILPEKLERDIEYARTATFVGDVRFLVGGFLRVLLTQFKSGFFARQRYRFAALALDIALMVVAYVGANLIKFDWYLDAEGWAYVGKALIWVVILKPPVFVYYGLYQRTPRWMGRRDLAAIVKAVSTSSALLVAMTYFSLQRHSRAVFLIDWVLLLSLVAGSRYIVRSVLSGVARSEERGPFVKVLVAGSGHGVEAILRSLLEDPNSRFMPVGIIDHEPHRWGALIHGVRVMGGATDIAMAASTHGVEMVLISLADLDPMVVREIAEACEKLGLQYRLVPALSDLLAQGGPEPLNKVVLSSQARV, encoded by the coding sequence ATGACCAAGGGGCAGGCCGCCGCCAAGAGAGCGTTCGACTTCACGGTCGCGCTGCTGGCGCTGGCGCTGCTGTGGCCGGTCTTTGCCATCATCGCCGCGCTCATCAAGCTCGACACCAAGGGGCCCGTCTTCTTCCGGCAGGAGCGGGCCGCGGCCGGCGGCGGCACCTTCCGAATCTACAAGTTCCGCACGATGATCGTCGGCGCCTACCGAAGCGGCGCGCGCCTGACGGTCAAGCGCGACCCGCGCATCACCACGGTCGGCCACTTTCTCCGCTGGACCAAGCTCGACGAGCTGCCCCAGCTCCTGAACGTGCTCGCCGGCGACATGTCCTTCGTCGGCCCGCGCCCCGAGGACCCGTACTTCACCAACTTCTACACGCCCGAGCAGCGCGTGGTCCTGTCGGTCAAGCCCGGCATCATCGGGCCGAGCCAGATCGACGGGCGCGACGAAGTCGAGAAGTATCCCGAGGGCTGCGAGAACGTCGAGGAGTTCTACATCCAGAGCATCCTGCCCGAGAAGCTCGAGCGGGACATCGAATACGCCCGCACCGCCACCTTCGTGGGCGACGTCCGCTTTCTGGTCGGCGGCTTCCTGCGCGTCCTGCTGACTCAGTTCAAGAGCGGCTTCTTCGCCCGGCAGCGCTACCGCTTTGCGGCCCTGGCCCTGGACATCGCGCTGATGGTCGTGGCCTACGTCGGCGCCAACCTGATCAAGTTCGACTGGTATCTGGACGCCGAAGGATGGGCCTACGTCGGAAAGGCCCTGATCTGGGTGGTCATCCTGAAGCCGCCGGTGTTCGTCTACTACGGCCTCTATCAGCGCACGCCCCGCTGGATGGGGAGGCGCGATCTGGCAGCTATCGTCAAAGCGGTGAGCACGAGCTCGGCTTTGCTGGTGGCGATGACGTATTTCAGTCTCCAGCGGCACTCTCGCGCCGTCTTCCTCATCGACTGGGTTTTGCTCCTTTCCCTGGTCGCAGGCTCCCGGTATATAGTCCGTTCGGTTTTGAGCGGCGTGGCCCGGAGCGAGGAGAGGGGCCCGTTCGTGAAGGTGCTGGTGGCGGGCTCGGGTCATGGGGTGGAGGCGATCCTCCGATCGCTTCTGGAAGACCCGAACTCAAGGTTCATGCCCGTCGGCATCATCGACCACGAGCCGCATAGGTGGGGGGCCCTCATCCACGGGGTACGGGTGATGGGCGGAGCGACCGATATCGCCATGGCTGCGAGCACGCACGGCGTCGAGATGGTCCTGATCTCGCTGGCCGACCTCGATCCCATGGTGGTTCGCGAGATCGCGGAGGCGTGCGAGAAGCTCGGCCTCCAGTATCGGCTCGTTCCTGCTTTATCCGATCTGCTGGCGCAGGGAGGCCCTGAACCGCTCAACAAAGTCGTTCTCTCCTCACAGGCCAGGGTATGA